In Ferribacterium limneticum, a genomic segment contains:
- a CDS encoding aspartate aminotransferase family protein has product MSHVMNTYARLPVAFSHGQGCRITDTEGKEYLDALSGIAVSTLGHAHPKLVSAIAAQAGRMLHTSNLYRIREQELLADKLAEISGMQEIFFSNSGAEANEAAIKLARFYGHKKGIENPTIIVMEKAFHGRTMATLSATGNRKAQAGFEPLVSGFVRVPYDDLAAIKAVAEHNQNIVAVMLEIIQGEGGIHLASLEYQQALRQLCDEHGWLLICDEVQCGMARTGKWFGYQHAGIQPDIATLAKGLGSGVPIGACMAGGKAAGLFGPGNHGSTFGGNPLVSTAALTTIEAIEAEGLMANAERIGALIRSLMAEALAGTAGLVDIRGHGLMIGIELDRPCGQLVGMALAAGLLINVTAEKVVRFLPPLIFSENDARELVDRCAPLIKEFLAA; this is encoded by the coding sequence ATGTCGCATGTCATGAATACCTATGCCCGGTTACCAGTGGCTTTTAGCCACGGTCAGGGTTGCCGGATTACCGATACAGAGGGTAAGGAATACCTGGATGCGTTGTCCGGTATTGCTGTTTCTACGCTCGGTCATGCCCATCCCAAGCTGGTGTCTGCGATTGCCGCACAGGCCGGGCGCATGTTGCACACGTCCAATTTATATCGAATTCGCGAGCAGGAGTTGCTGGCTGATAAGCTCGCCGAAATTTCCGGAATGCAGGAAATTTTCTTCTCCAATTCTGGTGCCGAGGCCAACGAGGCTGCCATCAAATTGGCTCGTTTTTACGGCCACAAGAAGGGAATCGAAAACCCGACCATCATCGTCATGGAAAAAGCGTTCCATGGCCGGACGATGGCGACACTTTCGGCAACGGGTAATCGCAAGGCGCAGGCAGGGTTCGAGCCGCTGGTTTCGGGTTTTGTCCGCGTTCCCTATGATGATTTGGCGGCGATCAAGGCGGTTGCCGAGCACAATCAAAATATCGTTGCGGTCATGCTGGAAATTATTCAGGGCGAGGGTGGTATTCACCTGGCTTCACTTGAATACCAGCAGGCGTTGCGCCAGTTGTGCGACGAGCATGGCTGGTTGTTGATCTGTGATGAAGTGCAGTGCGGCATGGCGCGCACCGGGAAGTGGTTCGGTTATCAGCATGCCGGAATTCAGCCTGATATTGCGACGCTGGCCAAGGGGCTGGGCTCGGGTGTGCCAATTGGTGCTTGTATGGCCGGAGGCAAGGCGGCCGGCTTGTTCGGCCCGGGAAATCACGGTTCAACTTTTGGTGGCAACCCGCTAGTTTCCACTGCTGCTCTGACGACTATTGAAGCCATCGAAGCGGAAGGTTTGATGGCCAATGCCGAACGTATCGGTGCCTTGATTCGTTCCTTGATGGCCGAGGCTCTTGCCGGGACGGCTGGGCTGGTTGATATTCGCGGCCATGGTCTGATGATCGGCATCGAGCTCGATCGTCCTTGTGGCCAACTAGTTGGCATGGCACTGGCAGCCGGGCTTTTGATCAATGTGACGGCTGAAAAGGTTGTTCGCTTCCTCCCTCCGCTGATTTTTAGTGAAAATGATGCCCGGGAACTGGTTGACCGGTGCGCCCCTCTCATCAAGGAATTTCTGGCGGCCTAA
- the argF gene encoding ornithine carbamoyltransferase — protein sequence MAIKHFLQFKDFTRDELEYVFERTRWIKNQFKSYQKYWPLSDRTLVMIFEKASTRTRLSFEAGMQQLGGSAIYLNTRDSQLGRGEPVEDAAQVISRMSDIVMIRTFEQDIIERFAANSRVPVINGLTNEYHPCQILADIYTFIEHRGCIQGKTVAWVGDANNMCNTWLQAAEVLDFKVHVSTPPGYEINADLVGKIDPARFKVFADPMDACRGADLVTTDVWTSMGFEAENEERIKAFADWCVDGDMMRVANEGSLFMHCLPAHRGEEVTSEVIDGPQSVVWDEAENRLHVQKALMEYLLLGRIQG from the coding sequence ATGGCAATCAAACACTTTCTGCAGTTCAAGGATTTCACGCGCGACGAGCTCGAGTATGTTTTTGAGCGGACACGCTGGATCAAGAACCAGTTCAAGTCCTACCAGAAGTACTGGCCTCTTTCCGACCGGACGCTGGTCATGATTTTCGAGAAGGCGAGTACGCGGACGCGTCTGTCCTTCGAGGCGGGCATGCAGCAGTTGGGTGGCTCAGCGATCTACCTGAATACGCGCGATTCGCAACTGGGGCGTGGCGAGCCTGTGGAGGACGCGGCGCAGGTCATTTCGCGGATGAGCGACATCGTGATGATCCGCACCTTCGAGCAGGACATCATCGAGCGTTTTGCCGCCAACTCGCGCGTGCCGGTGATCAACGGGCTGACCAACGAATATCACCCCTGCCAGATCCTGGCTGACATTTATACCTTCATCGAGCATCGCGGTTGCATTCAGGGCAAGACCGTGGCCTGGGTTGGCGATGCGAACAATATGTGCAATACCTGGCTGCAGGCGGCCGAGGTGCTTGATTTCAAGGTGCACGTGTCGACGCCGCCGGGTTACGAAATCAATGCCGATCTGGTTGGCAAGATCGATCCGGCGCGTTTCAAGGTCTTTGCCGATCCGATGGATGCCTGTCGGGGCGCCGATCTGGTGACGACTGACGTATGGACGTCGATGGGCTTCGAAGCCGAAAACGAAGAACGGATCAAGGCTTTTGCCGACTGGTGCGTTGATGGCGACATGATGCGGGTGGCAAATGAAGGCTCCCTGTTCATGCACTGTTTGCCGGCGCACCGTGGCGAGGAGGTTACCTCCGAGGTGATCGACGGGCCGCAATCGGTCGTCTGGGATGAGGCAGAGAACCGTCTGCATGTGCAGAAGGCATTGATGGAATATTTGCTGTTGGGCCGTATTCAGGGCTGA